ATTGTACACCCATTTTTTGTATGGAATCTCAATTTTTCGTCAAGATTTAAAAATAGATCCAATAGCTCTTAAAAGCTTTTCCATTGACCCAAACACCTGGCATATTAACAGTAAAAAAGGAGTTTCATTGGGCGGTTGGCTATTTATTTTGGCTATGATTGTTATTACCTGCATCCTTGTGGGAATTCCATTCTTATTGTATAAATTTAAAAACTGATATGACAGAAAAGTTCCAGACCGTCACCTCTAAAGTTGATAAACCCATCACTTATCTTTTGATGGGACTGATGTGGGTAGTTGTCCTCATTATTGTTGTCATCATCGGAGTTATTTTTGAAAATATGTACAGCCACTTTAAAGACTATTTACAAAATTCCCTCAGTACTTTTTTCATTCTTATTTTTGCCCAGTTCTTACTGGCATTTTGTCTGATAGCTTTGATTATGGGATTAATGGACCGGAAAAAAGAACACATCCGAACCGCTATTATAGATAAAAAAGGGGTTACTTTTTATAGTAATTCAGGCAATATTATCAATACCGTTTCATATCATGACCTGCAAAGGGCTAAAAATGGATCATACGACACTTATATATACAGCACAGGTGGAAAGTATCCCAAAACGTATTTGAATATATATCTTAAAAATCCATCAGGTGAAACTGCAATGACCCGTATAGATTTCAACTTTGAGTATGTTATTCTGAGTAATCAATTTGAAATGTACCGTCAGTTTTTAAGAGGAATCCAGTGTTTCCGGCCAGATCTAAGGATAAACCCACAAACGATTGAACAATATAGTCTTACACCGGACTTTCCGCCGGTAAAAGATCCCCGTCTATTAGAATTTCTTATCGCATTTCTTATTACTTTTGCTATTCTTGCGTTAATTTACTCTATTTCGCTGCTTATATGGCGTTAAAATTATATTGAGAGGTTCATCACATCTTTTAATTGCAAAGTAAAACAGACCGTAACAAAACGAAAAATTGCTTATCATTTCAACTTTTACTTCTTATTATCAAATCTCTCTTTTTCCTCTGATTAATATTGTCCTCATTTAAATTTGAAAACCTCGCAAAAAATCACGATTTTTGCAACTTCAAAATACGATATGTCAGACTTAATCAAAGAAATACAAAAAAGAAAGACCTTCGGGATCATTTCCCACCCGGATGCCGGAAAAACAACCCTTACGGAAAAGCTGCTTCTTTTCGGGGGTGCAATCCAGGAAGCGGGTGCGGTAAAATCCAACAAAATAAAAAAAGGAGCTACCTCCGACTTTATGGAAATCGAAAGACAGAGAGGGATCTCGGTAGCGACTTCCGTATTGGCTTTTGAATATAGAGATCATAAAATCAACATTCTAGATACTCCTGGTCACAAAGACTTTGCTGAGGATACTTACAGAACATTAACGGCTGTAGATTCGGTAATTGTTGTGATTGACGTTGCAAAAGGGGTTGAGGAACAAACTGAAAAACTGGTTCAGGTTTGTAGAATGAGAAACATTCCGATGTTGGTATTCATCAACAAGCTTGACCGTGAAGGTAAAGATGCCTTCGATCTTTTGGATGAAGTGGAACAGAAATTAGGATTAACAGTTTGCCCACTTTCTCTACCAATTGGTATGGGTAGTGATTTCCAGGGAATTTATAATATCTGGGAAAACAATATTCAGCTATTTTTAGAGGAGAAAAAGCAAAAAGTTGGGGAGTCTATCAAGTTTGATGATATTAACGATACTTCAATTGATGATGTAATTGGAGAAAAAGCAGCGGCTACTTTAAGAGAAGAGCTTGATCTGATTCAGTCTGTTTACCCTGAATTTAATCGTGAAGATTATATGAAAGGTGACTTACAGCCGGTATTCTTCGGTTCTGCATTGAATAATTTTGGGGTTCGTGAGTTATTGAATGCCTTTATTGACATTGCTCCAATGCCACAGCCTAAAGAAAGTGATACCCGTATGGTAAAACCTGAGGAAAGCACTTTTACAGGATTTGTTTTCAAGATTCACGCAAACATGGATCCTAAGCACAGAGACAGACTGGCTTTCGTAAAGATTGTTTCCGGTACTTTCAAAAGAAATGAAAATTATCTATTGGTAAGAGAAGGTAAAAAGATGAAGTTCTCTTCACCCAATGCTTTCTTTGCCGATAAAAAAGAGGTAGTAGAGGAAAGTTTCCCTGGTGATATTGTAGGTCTTCATGATACGGGAAGTTTCAGAATTGGTGATACGTTAACGGGTGGTGAAAAACTAAGTTTCAAAGGAATTCCAAGTTTCTCTCCGGAACATTTCCGTTATATCAACAACAGCGATCCACTTAAAGCTAAGCAATTGGCTAAAGGTATTGATCAGCTGATGGATGAAGGAGTTGCCCAGTTATTTACTCTTGAAATGAACGGAAGAAAGATCATCGGAACTGTGGGAGCCCTTCAGTACGAAGTTATCCAATATCGTTTGGAGCATGAATATGGTGCAAAATGTACTTATGAACCACTATCTATGCATAAAGCTTGTTGGGTAGAAGCTGATGAGAAGTCTGAAGAGTTTAAGGAGTTTGCAAGATTAAAGCAAAGATTCCTTGCCAGAGATAAATACAATCAACTTGTATTTTTAGCAGATTCTTCTTTCACCATTCATATGACACAAGAGAAATTCCCGAATGTGAAGCTTCACTTTATCAGTGAGTTCAGAGAAATATAATTAAAAGCGTAAACAGCTAAAATATAATAGATCCGCAGAAAAATTTCTGCGGATTTTTTTTTGACACTCCTCCAAAGGAATGGAATGTTCATATCTCCAACTTTACTATTCGGAAAAAGATCATCTAAATCGCAATTGTCTTAAATTGAGTATAAAAAGCATTTTGTAAATCCCTTGTAAAACAAATACAAAACACTGAAAATATTATAGTTATCATTTTACGACCAGAATACATCCCATTTACAAATACTTCAGAATCTTCGTGAGTAATTTTACTTCATCAAAAAAATAATGTTATGAAAAAGTTCATCTTACTCGTTGCTATATCAGGTACTTTTATTGCGTGTAGTCAAAAAGGTGGAGCTTCTCAATCCAATATTGAGGATGCAGCCCACAGTATAGACAGTGTTGCTTCTGTTGCTTCAGACGCTATTGATAATGCCAGCAAAACGGCAAACCAGGCTCTTGATTCAGCAAGTATCAGAATAAAAGATATTGAAGGGGCTAAAAATGATATCCAGGATAAAATAGAAAGCACTTCCAAAATGGTAGATTCACTATCTGATAAAATTGCATCTACCAAACTGGAATCAAAGATTGAGAAAAAGGATTCTACAGTCAAAAAGGCTGAGAAAGTGGCCACAAATGTTCCGGCTCCTAAGGTAATTAAGGAAACCAAAATCATTTACAAAGAGAAACCGAAGAATGATAGCTATGAACTGAATATGCCAAAAGATAAAATGGTAAAAACAGGATATCTTGTCGTAAGAGCAGATAATGCTGAAACGGTAAAAGAAATTATCCGAGAAGAAGCTATCAAGAACAATGGATATGTTAAAAGTGAAAACCAGTCTTATATTGAATCAGCCAATCCTCGTGATGAAAATCAAAAGGTTTACAGTCTGAACATCAAAGTTCCAATCCAGCATTTTGATGGATTAATGGAAGCATTAAACAGCAATATAGGAGATATTGAAACCAGAGATATTCAGGTTACAGGGCGTAATTATGCAGACAACACCATCTGTAGCATCGATATCAATATCACCGATAAAACAGCATCAGAAAAAGAGCCTAAAACTTTTGGTGGAAAATCATTGGCTGCTATTGAATCGGGCTGGGATGTAATTACTTCAATCTTTCTTTTTCTTCTTCCTTTATGGCCGGTATTTCTGATTGGTGGTATTGGATACTATTTTTATAAAAAGAAAAAAAACAACAATATTCCTAATCAGGATTCTCACTAGAATTTCAAAGTCCATCCTTGTGATGGATTTTTTGTTTTTATCTTTAAGTGAAGCTTATTTTAAACCACAGATGGCACGAATTTTCACAGATGTTTCTGATTTTTTTAATGGATAAGGCGACAAGGAATTTGTGTCTGGAATTCTGAGATGAAATTGTTTCACAACACCAGCAATGACAGGTTGTGATATTTGTGAAACTATTTGTGGGATCTGTGTTTGATTTTAGGTTTTGGCTAAAGCCGAAAGAATATGATTTATTTGAGCGGGCTAAAGCCCACTCCTATTGATGTTGATATGCGGATGGATAATTGGTATTTAATAAAAATGAATGGGGTGAGATCCTTACAGGATGACAAAATTGGAGAGAGATATAAAAGTTATGATGCGAACACTCTTCGACTAATATAGTAAAGCAAATATTGATACTTAACCGCAATATCATTTATCATTCATCAATCATTACTCATTACTCATAAACTAGAACGGTTACCCCACAGCATGGATTAGCCCTCAAAGAGGCAGCATGGCGCGAGGAGTATGAGTGGATAGCGGGAAAAGCTCCTAAAAAGAAAAAGGCCTCCAAAACGGAAGCCTTTTCTATTATTTCATGTTCACAACTTTGTCTACGACAAACTTTGTGTTTCCTCTCCACGGAAGAGCGCCATTGTATTCTTTGTAATGAAGATCAAAGGTTTTACCACTATTGGTTTCCAGTTGTTTGAAAACCTCAGGGTCATCTACAGAAAATTCAAACTCATAGCTTGTAATACCTCCTGTTTTTCCTTTTCCAAATCCTTCCTGAATCAATTTTCCTTCATACGTTTTGAAGACATAGCCTTTTTTCATGGCATAATTCAGGTATCCGGATTTTACCCCTTCTCCGAAAACGAAGAAGAACTTATACCATACAAATACTCCTAACAATAGCAGTACGACACCGAGGATGATCCACAAAGATTTTTTCATAGAGTGTGTGTTTTATTATTATTTATTTTGCGATGCTTCTTGAGATCACAATTTTCTGGATTTCAGAAGTTCCTTCGTAGATCTGAGTAATTTTTGCATCTCTCATTAATCTTTCTACGTGGTATTCTTTCACATATCCGTATCCACCGTGAATCTGTACCGCTTCAATAGTAGTATCCATAGCTACCTGAGAAGAGTATAATTTTGCCATAGCACCACTTTCAGAGATATCTTTTCCAGCATCTTTTTCACAAGCTGCTTTGAAACATAACATTCTTGCTGCCGTGATCTGAGTCGCCATATCTGCTAATTTGAATGCAATAGCCTGGTGGTTGATGATCTCCGTTTTGAACGCTTTTCTTGTTTTAGCATATTTCAAGGCCAATTCGTAAGCTCCTGAAGCGATACCTAATGCCTGAGAAGCGATACCGATTCTACCTCCATTCAATACAGCCATTGCAAAATTGAAACCAAACCCGTCTGCACCGATTCTGTTTTCTTTTGGAACTTTTACGTTGTTGAAGATCAAAGAGTGTGTATCACTTCCTCTGATTCCCAATTTATCTTCTTTTAGCCCGATTTCAAAACCTTCCCAACCTCTTTCTACGATGAAAGCGTTGATTCCTTTATGTTTTTTCTCAGGGTCAGTCTGTGCAATAACGATATAATACGTAGCTGTTCCACCATTGGTGATCCAGTTTTTAATACCATTTAAAAGGTAGTAATCTCCTTTGTCTTCAGCAGTTGTTTTCTGAGATGTTGCATCAGAACCTGCTTCCGGCTCAGATAAAGCGAATGCTCCAATTACCTGCCCGCTTGCAAGAGGGGTAAGATATTTTACTTTTTGCTCTTCAGAAGCAAATTTTTCAAGACCGGCACAAACCAATGAATTGTTTACAGACATTACAACCGCCGCAGAAGCATCTACTTTTGCAATTTCTTCCATTGCCAGCACGTAAGAAACGCTGTCCATACCTGCACCACCGTATTTAGGATCCACCATCATTCCTAAAAGTCCCATTTCTCCCATTTTCTTCACCTGCTCTACAGGGAATTTCTGGTCGCGGTCTCTTTCAATAACCCCAGGTAATAGTTCGTTCTGTGCAAAGTCTCTTGCCGCCTGCTGAATCATCAGCTGTTCTTCCGATAAATTAAAGTCCATAAAAAAAATAATTAGATAGCCGTAAATTTACACTTTTTAAGCAAATCTGAAAGAATAAATTAAAAGTAGGGAAAATACTGATGGAAAGGGAGATGGAAGTGATCCTGGATACAAGGTTTGGGATGCAGCATTTATCATGTTGATGACTTACAAAATGGATACTGATATGATTTATAAAACCCATTGGTGATGAAGAGATATTTCCTGGTGTCACCAGATCGTTAATCCGGTTTTACAGCCTCCAGAGCCGCTTTCAGCCAAAACTGTTATGGCACACATTTAACTTATCTCTAATTATTGTATTCAGATGTATACAATTAAAAAAAATGCTTATATTTAGATTTCTTTATAAATTATTTAAAAAATCATGACGATCAAGAGATTATTCGATATTCCGCACTACGCTTTAGCTAAATATCCTAAAACGGATATGTTTGTAACGAAGTATCATGGTGAATGGAAAAAAACTTCTACACAGGAGTTTATTAATGAGGGAAATAAGATATCCAGAGGATTACTGAAGCTAGGTATAAAACCGGGTGATAAGATCGCTTTGATCACTACCAATTCCCGCACGGAATGGGCTATTATGGATTTTGGTCTTTCTCAAATCGGTGTTGTTTCAGTACCGGTTTATCCAAGTATTTCTCCGGAAGATTATGAATTTATCTTCAACAATGCTGAAATACAATACTGTTTTGTTTCTGACAAAGAACTGCTTAATAAAGTCATGAAAGTAAAGCACAACATTCCCACTCTACAGGGGATCTTTACTTTTGATAAAATAAGTGGTGCTGCCAACTGGAGCGAAATTCTCGATCTTGGTGAGGATGAATCTACACAAATTGAAGTGGAAGACCTTTCCAATGCTATTAATACAGAAGATTTAGCTACTATTATTTATACTTCAGGAACTACAGGAAGACCGAAAGGGGTAATGCTTACCCATAATAATATTGTCTCCAACGTATTAGGCTCCATCCCAAGGATTCCTAAGAAAAAGAGCCTGGATTATAAGGAAACAAGAGCATTAAGCTTTCTTCCGATCTGCCACATTTTTGAAAGAATGCTTTTTTACCTTTATCAATATAACGGTTTTTCTCTTTACTTCGCTGAAAGTATCGAAAAAATGGGTGAAAATGTAAAGGAGGTGAAGCCTCATTACATGACTGTTGTTCCAAGGCTGGTAGAAAAAGTATATGATAAAATCTATAATACGGGTTCTTCTGCCGGAGGACTAAAATCAAAAATATTTTTCTGGGCTTTAAATTTAATTACCAAAAAGAAGACTGTTTCCAAGCCATCAGGAATCCAGCAACTTATTGCTGATAAACTGGTATTCTCAAAATGGAGAGAAGGTTTAGGCGGTGAAATCATTACCTTGGTTTCAGGGTCAGCAGCTTTATCTACAAGGCTTAATTTAATGTTCCAGAATGCAGGAATTCCTGTCTTGGAAGGATATGGATTAACGGAAACATCACCCGTAATTTCTGTAAACAGCTTTGAAAAAATGAAAGTTGGAACCGTTGGAATTCCGTTGGATAATTTACAGGTGAAAATTCAGGAGGACGGTGAAATTACAGTAAAAGGACCTTCTGTGTTTAAAGGGTATTTTCAGAATGAAGAAATGACCAAAGAAGCATTTACAGAAGACGGATTCTTTAAAACAGGAGACATTGGTCATATTGACAGTGATGGATTCCTACAGATTACCGACCGTAA
This Chryseobacterium sp. G0162 DNA region includes the following protein-coding sequences:
- a CDS encoding DUF4349 domain-containing protein — protein: MKKFILLVAISGTFIACSQKGGASQSNIEDAAHSIDSVASVASDAIDNASKTANQALDSASIRIKDIEGAKNDIQDKIESTSKMVDSLSDKIASTKLESKIEKKDSTVKKAEKVATNVPAPKVIKETKIIYKEKPKNDSYELNMPKDKMVKTGYLVVRADNAETVKEIIREEAIKNNGYVKSENQSYIESANPRDENQKVYSLNIKVPIQHFDGLMEALNSNIGDIETRDIQVTGRNYADNTICSIDINITDKTASEKEPKTFGGKSLAAIESGWDVITSIFLFLLPLWPVFLIGGIGYYFYKKKKNNNIPNQDSH
- a CDS encoding AMP-dependent synthetase/ligase, translated to MTIKRLFDIPHYALAKYPKTDMFVTKYHGEWKKTSTQEFINEGNKISRGLLKLGIKPGDKIALITTNSRTEWAIMDFGLSQIGVVSVPVYPSISPEDYEFIFNNAEIQYCFVSDKELLNKVMKVKHNIPTLQGIFTFDKISGAANWSEILDLGEDESTQIEVEDLSNAINTEDLATIIYTSGTTGRPKGVMLTHNNIVSNVLGSIPRIPKKKSLDYKETRALSFLPICHIFERMLFYLYQYNGFSLYFAESIEKMGENVKEVKPHYMTVVPRLVEKVYDKIYNTGSSAGGLKSKIFFWALNLITKKKTVSKPSGIQQLIADKLVFSKWREGLGGEIITLVSGSAALSTRLNLMFQNAGIPVLEGYGLTETSPVISVNSFEKMKVGTVGIPLDNLQVKIQEDGEITVKGPSVFKGYFQNEEMTKEAFTEDGFFKTGDIGHIDSDGFLQITDRKKEMFKTSGGKYIAPQTIENLAKASKFIEQIMVVGDGEKMPCALVQPDFEFAKSWAMRNNLNIGSTPEEIAKSAELKQRIEKEIDGINEHLGNWEKIKKIELTPEVWSIETGLLTPTLKLKRKAVKEKFMSLYNKMYEHQD
- a CDS encoding acyl-CoA dehydrogenase family protein, which encodes MDFNLSEEQLMIQQAARDFAQNELLPGVIERDRDQKFPVEQVKKMGEMGLLGMMVDPKYGGAGMDSVSYVLAMEEIAKVDASAAVVMSVNNSLVCAGLEKFASEEQKVKYLTPLASGQVIGAFALSEPEAGSDATSQKTTAEDKGDYYLLNGIKNWITNGGTATYYIVIAQTDPEKKHKGINAFIVERGWEGFEIGLKEDKLGIRGSDTHSLIFNNVKVPKENRIGADGFGFNFAMAVLNGGRIGIASQALGIASGAYELALKYAKTRKAFKTEIINHQAIAFKLADMATQITAARMLCFKAACEKDAGKDISESGAMAKLYSSQVAMDTTIEAVQIHGGYGYVKEYHVERLMRDAKITQIYEGTSEIQKIVISRSIAK
- a CDS encoding peptide chain release factor 3, which codes for MSDLIKEIQKRKTFGIISHPDAGKTTLTEKLLLFGGAIQEAGAVKSNKIKKGATSDFMEIERQRGISVATSVLAFEYRDHKINILDTPGHKDFAEDTYRTLTAVDSVIVVIDVAKGVEEQTEKLVQVCRMRNIPMLVFINKLDREGKDAFDLLDEVEQKLGLTVCPLSLPIGMGSDFQGIYNIWENNIQLFLEEKKQKVGESIKFDDINDTSIDDVIGEKAAATLREELDLIQSVYPEFNREDYMKGDLQPVFFGSALNNFGVRELLNAFIDIAPMPQPKESDTRMVKPEESTFTGFVFKIHANMDPKHRDRLAFVKIVSGTFKRNENYLLVREGKKMKFSSPNAFFADKKEVVEESFPGDIVGLHDTGSFRIGDTLTGGEKLSFKGIPSFSPEHFRYINNSDPLKAKQLAKGIDQLMDEGVAQLFTLEMNGRKIIGTVGALQYEVIQYRLEHEYGAKCTYEPLSMHKACWVEADEKSEEFKEFARLKQRFLARDKYNQLVFLADSSFTIHMTQEKFPNVKLHFISEFREI